A genome region from Gigantopelta aegis isolate Gae_Host chromosome 3, Gae_host_genome, whole genome shotgun sequence includes the following:
- the LOC121368858 gene encoding atrial natriuretic peptide receptor 3-like encodes MIWRSRREAANVTGVTLPFLPLLTINTKQLKPESSLRDVGRPRMAKHFMIPSGFVGLLFFNLYIICVKGDTDHISIAALQPVGNKMLFSMSRVSPAIAIAIEKVTAPNGVLHNRKIIVRYRDSKCSPAVAMNEMINFYIEDQFHVVLGPCCDYPAAPIARQMKFWNLPMITVGAMAVDFVDKTTEYPMVTRTGPTINFLAEYLIEILKTFRWNRINLLYDPMRHGHVEESFCHIVAEGIHYVLTVQKKMENFALEYFQFKNDSEILDNIELRLGTEYAGE; translated from the coding sequence ATGATCTGGCGCTCACGCAGGGAGGCCGCTAACGTTACAGGTGTTACACTGCCATTCCTGCCATTGCTCACAATCAACACAAAACAACTGAAACCAGAAAGTAGCCTACGAGATGTAGGACGTCCCAGAATGGCCAAACACTTCATGATTCCTTCTGGTTTTGTTGGATTATTATTCTTTAATCTGTATATcatctgtgtaaaaggagataCAGATCATATTTCCATCGCTGCGCTTCAACCAGTAGGTAACAAGATGCTGTTTTCCATGTCCCGAGTCTCCCCCGCCATTGCAATAGCAATTGAGAAGGTGACCGCGCCCAATGGAGTTTTGCATAATCGGAAAATAATAGTGAGGTACCGCGATTCTAAATGTTCTCCAGCAGTTGCGATGAACGAGATGATCAACTTTTACATTGAAGACCAGTTTCACGTGGTCTTGGGACCATGCTGCGACTACCCAGCGGCCCCCATTGCCAGACAGATGAAGTTCTGGAATTTGCCTATGATCACCGTCGGAGCAATGGCGGTGGATTTTGTGGACAAGACCACGGAATACCCGATGGTGACGAGGACTGGACCAACGATTAATTTCTTAGCCGAGTACTTGATAGAGATTCTGAAGACGTTCAGGTGGAACAGGATCAACTTGCTGTACGATCCCATGAGACACGGGCACGTGGAGGAAAGTTTCTGTCACATTGTCGCTGAAGGAATTCACTATGTTTTGACGGTGCAGAAGAAGATGGAGAATTTCGCGCTGGAATATTTTCAGTTCAAAAACGATTCTGAAATTCTGGACAATATCGAGCTAAGGCTTGGGACCGAATATGCAGGTGAGTGA